DNA from Tripterygium wilfordii isolate XIE 37 chromosome 4, ASM1340144v1, whole genome shotgun sequence:
ACCCCGTATTTTTCACGTAATCAAAAACAATTTCAGGTAAACGTGCAATACATTTTCTTGGCAATCTATAGGCATCGTAAAACATTCCCATTTACCATCAAGTATTAAAGCCTAGAGCCAACCAAAACTTTAAAAAGAATGTCGGTCATTTCAACCACTAGTTGAATACATCCTGAACAGCCTTTTTTAGATTATTCATCATAAATAAAGTATACGTGAGGGGAAAAGGGAAAAGTTTATCGGACAACCTACCTCATTGACCTTTTCCAGCTTGCGTTGCACTCCTGGAAAACAATATTCAATGAGAATCCTGGACATCACATCGTATGAGTTTGAAAGTAATATATATTCACAACTACGCCTTTGTTACAGTATATGAATTACGCTTGGATGATAATGAGGATTTGCAGCTGAACTAACAGTAGTATCAAGGCATCAGAAACTGCAGATATAGACAACAAACAAAGAACCACTGGAAAATTAAACCATAAGATGCAATCCTATGTAAAACTCGATTCATGAAGCACATATGAAATTTCTAATGACTTGAGCAATATTCAGAGCATGTCAAGCTATCAACCTCTCTGTCAAAATCAGAAAGCATTAACACAAAGAAAACGGAACAATCATGACCATCAAACACTTCCCACTTCGTCAAATTGTGCAGATATTACTACTTGATAAGCAATTCTTATTTACATTGGGTAAATTGGCGCACACAACCTATTTCTGTTTATAATCCAAAGGTCTATGATTCCAAAAAGAGTTttacatatatgcacatatcATGTGGAATTCCAAATGATTTAAGCAATAATCAGATACTATGGCAGGATTTCATCCTCTTTACCAGTTACGACTTCATGAAATTGTTATTGTTTGACAAGCAATTTGAATTTACAATTGCCAGTAGGTGCACATATACCACTACTGCATGTCCAAAGATCGATAGCTCCAACATGAAGTTCTTACACACACATTGCTCAAAAGTAGTGAAGCATTATTCAATGCACAATGCAGGAATTTGCAACCATGATGGAATCATGTTTCGAACACACTAATACTTGCCGTCATGTAAATAATATTGCAAAAAATTTCAGAAACTAAGACAGAACCACGTGCTGAAAGAGGCATGTATCTTGGGGGAAGGAAACTTACCGGtgggttttgaatttgatagagCACCCATGATTTCTCCTACCATATAGCTTTGCTCCAGGCAACCCTATTTCCACCTGTGACAAAGAAATTAGATTTCTACACATTCCATACAATGAGGAATATGAGAAAAAGGATAAAAGAGACTTTGCAACGAAACAACAAACCAAAGGAAGGTTTTATAGTCACAGGCTCACAGCTGTTCTGGAACAAAGTGACAACAGAACATAAAAGCAACTATGCAACAACAAATAATCAAAGCAAATCGCAATCAATGAATGGTACAGTAATGCATCACCATAATGGAAACTAAAGAAACAAGTTAAATAGATGTTATTCATCCACGCCTAAAAAAACATAATGCACGAAAGGAACCCGGAAAAAAAGAGATGAAGGGTTCTTGCAGCTGAGGGCTTCTTGTGAGGTCTCAGGAACAAACTAAACATGTTCCAAAAGTGGAGAGGGAAACCACAGGTCAGAAGGCCTCAGGTTAGCCAACGATGTAGTTAGCAATGTAATGCTGACTAATAAGGTTGATTACATCCTCACTTGTTAATGGTATCCACGCAAACAGATGGGCACGCAATGCATTGGGAAAACAATGTATTTGGTTATCTAAAGTGAATTCGCAAAGGGAAAAGATAAGTGTGGGGGGAACAGACCAGGGGAAATTGGTACTTAACAGCCCTTGCAAGATTTAGCGCATCACATCAGAGTATGTCTCCAATAGTTGTGCACATATAAAACTTTAGCTAAGTTTCAATTATCTTTGTTACACAGTCAAGTTTGAAAACCAAAGCTTTGCTAGTACTGACCATTGGTTAAAGAATATGAGATGACATTgaagcaaatcatcaatgcaATCATTTTGCAAAGAAAGTTGATTGTTTAAGAGAGATATCTTACAGTTTATAAATTCAAATATTAAGAAACTAAAAACATTAACTAccctaaaacaaaaaatttctgtttggttgttggtgagaaattgaaataaattGAAGTTATGGATAGCAATTGGAAAATTTGGCACATCTACAATATGCAACATAAAATGCAAGAGAGTGACGCTTTGACATCTCAATGTGACTGTTAGATGACGTTTCGACAACAGGCTGTTGAGATCCCAAGAGCAAAGTATAGTGTTGAAGAATTTGATATAAGAATTTACACTCCGAATATTGATCTACCACAGAACCGTGTGAATTCGCTGAATTGCGGATTCCAATGTTTGGTAAAACGCAATTTCAGTGACCTTAATGAAAAACAACAATCTAAAAGAAAAGCACACCAGAGTCAATCTGTTAAGGTTCATaacacaatcaatcaataaAATAGTAAGAAGAAAGACTTACCTAGCGAGATCCAACGATGATGTTATTGATCGGGATGAAGATCACTTCACGAACCCGACCACACCACAACCCTATCGCAGTACGGAATGACAACTTCATGAGTTATAAACTATCGGCATACAAAAAAAGCACCGTGAGGCTCAAAATCCACAGCATATCGGCACACTAGAAGCAACTACCAACCGCTTGATCGGGAGGAAATAAAAATCGAAAAGTTCTCTTTGTACCTTCTCCGTCGGGCTCGTGGAACCTCTTCGCAAGGCGAAACGCTGTCTTTGGCTCTCTGAGCAACACTGAATCTATAGCGTCCATTCTCTCACTTCTCATGCTTTTCTGAAATTTTGAACCTGTTGGACGTTGTTAACTTATGTCGATCTCTGCAACGGAAGAAGACGCTCCAGTCTAAAATTCGTAAACAAAAAACCTAGATCGAAAAACTTTGATCTCGTTAAATAGTCCACTTTACCCAGCGAGATCCGACGAAGTTGCTGTTGCAGGATAAAGATCAGCACCTTAGAAGCAACTACTAACTGTTCGATCGAAAGAACTCAAAATCGAAAAGTTCCTCTTATACCATCGCGATCGGACTTGTGGAACCTCTTCGCAAGGAGAATACGGTGGAGAACTCTCTGAGCGGATTGAACACCGAATCTATGGCGTCCATTCTCTCAGATCTCTTCCTTTTCTGAAATTCTGAACCTGAGAAAGTGCGGGGAAGGTAGAGAAAGTAGCAGAAATATCCCGCGACTGAAcgaattttgagaaaaaaaaaatctcgttGTATTATTTATAGCGAATGAATAGTTGCTTGTACGAGACGCTAATTTAAAAGGTGCCAGGTTGGCAATAACATAACCGACTTCACGGGGATACACATACAAGCAAGAAGAGATGGTGGCCCACAAGGCCAGTCAACACGACCTCTTGACTAATGTTTCTTCGAGATTCCAGTGTGACATCAGAcagaaagcacaaaaatcaagtcCCCTTTCTCAagactcaactctcaccgtaacTTTGCTCGAAATGTTTTTTCTTCGATAAGCCACAATATATATAACAAGAAGGAAGAGTCCAACAGAGCAATTCAGAAgatgacttttaagaacacatgCACAGATAGTCACAACCCCAAAAACCATAGTAGATTATGCAGATAAATAATTACAAGCCATTAAGCAGATGAATTGGCTACCTCAATTTGACATAAAGTTTCATTCCACGAAGTAGATGGATTTGCCTGACCAATTTGACTGATATAAGACAATGCACACCTACACTAAATAAGAAGAACAAGATGTATGAAGAAGATACCACTGCCAACATGAGCAACATACTACTAATTGTGAATCGATGAGCTGAAATGTTATTCACAGGCAATGGTCATCATTTCCTTGCTTTCTCTGTTGGTCATCGAGTACAAGTATAGACTTATCAATGAACTTAACATAATTTGCAAGTATTCACTACTGAGCTCCAAAATAACCACACCTTACTACTTGGTCTTCACAGTTAATACACAAAACAAATGTTCAATCACATCATGTCCTTCCTCAATTCGGAAAGAATCCGCAAGACAAGTATAATTCACAAATCACAACGACTGCACCTAAAATGACTTCTGTAATTCATCACATAATACATCCATCTAAATGGCACACTGAAAGAAACAATAGCATCAGCGATGGTAGACAGGACAATAAAGACTAGCAATTCCAAGCAAAACCGGAAAGAGATTTCCCACAGAGCATTTGTAATCCTGCTTAGAAAGCTATAGCATACAAGGTAAGGGATGTGAACATATGGTTTGACAAACAGAGCAGTCGAAGATAGAAATACAGAATAATTGTATTGAGATTTCTACCATATGTATCTAGATTTGTAATAGAAGTTCAAAGAAGAACCATTATCAAAGATGCAAGTTACATCTTTGCTGCTTGCCAACCATCCTAGCTCAAAAAACAGTTTCCCCTTACACTTCAAACTCTGTCTTCTCAAAAACATTGACAAACGAAATATGTACGAGTCAGTGTCAACATTTTAAAGGCAAACCACATGTCATACCAGCAAAATGAAGAAGATATAAGGGGATTACAAGGAAAGAGGCACATTTGCTATCTTCATGCACTTAGCAAGAAAGCACTAAGCCCCAACAAGCAGTAAAAAAATCTCAAACTACGTACATATCCAAAGAATGTCTAATGCCATCGAAGTCAAGGAAACTTGAGCATAGAGGACAAGCATTTACATATGGAAGCAATACTACTAGCATGTTCCAGACTCTTTAATGCTTATGGTTCTCAACTGACCTGAAGCCTCACTTACTTAATAAATGACTTCTCAATTACCATAAAGGTTTCTCAAGTGTATCCCCTTCCAGTAATTATAATTCATCATTAACTCACAATGCAGGATAAACGATAAAGTAACACTCATAACAAATTTTCTACAGTCAGAAGAGTTGACCAAATTCTTGAACACAACAGGAAACAACCAGCATGTATGTCAATACTACTTGGGGGATAAAGAAAGCTAAAATGTTAGATCTAATAAGGTGATGGGGAGATCTAGCACAATAATTAGGGCGAACAGTATCAAGCAGTTAGATGGAAAGTCCGGGGAAAAGCTGTGAATATAACCCTAAATATCAAAGAACACTGCATAAAAACATGGTAtattagaagaaaaaagatattttagCAAAGCTGATGAACATGTAACAACTGCATAAGCATGTGTTGGAATAATACGAAAGATTACTATATAACCTTAGTCATGATAAAAACAAGATAGCATTGAAAAACTTAAAACCAGCATAATCCATTCCAAAATTctcaattaaaataaattgaaggTACTAAATTGAAATGatagcaggaaaaaaaaaaaaaacaaacatgccGCACTTCCTATTCTGCAAATTAGCTGGTAACGCGAAAAAGAAGAGGTCCATCGAATTTCTGAAACATGATTTCACTTGCACGCTACACCTGCCTCAGCAGCCCTACGAGGTGTGCTTTTTCTCCTGCTCCCATTATGCCGGAATCCATTGGACTTAACTGAATCATCATTCCCAGATCTGACCCCACTACCATTTTCCTCCTTCACTAAATCGGTCTTCTCTTTTGCTTGTGAGTTTCGCTTCCGCTTTTTCCCATTCTCTGCACCAGTGgggcttttcacttctttgccGCTTGATAGACCTGTTTTTCCACTTTCACCATCTTCCTCCTCTATTTTTTCAGCATCTTCCCCATCAATCTCATCTTTCAATGGTTTCTGAGGTCTTCCTCTTCGCTTCTGCACAGGGATTTTCTCTTCTTCACCACTTCCAGTATCATCATGATTGCTAGCAGTCAATTTCTTTCCCTTCCCCCTACCTCTGCCCATAACTCTATAATCAAACAAAACGAATGCTCATACAAATAGAGAGTAAGTCTGCCAAATGAAGGAACAAATGTAACGAATTAGCTAAAAAATGGTATTAATAGAAAGtatgtaataaattttaaaaaaagtaagaaacaaCGGTCGACATGCTGTCTTGATCCTATAAGGCAGAGAAGCTGTTTAGGTACTTTGAACCTGGACCCCCTAGGTTGCGGA
Protein-coding regions in this window:
- the LOC119997319 gene encoding uncharacterized protein LOC119997319: MGRGRGKGKKLTASNHDDTGSGEEEKIPVQKRRGRPQKPLKDEIDGEDAEKIEEEDGESGKTGLSSGKEVKSPTGAENGKKRKRNSQAKEKTDLVKEENGSGVRSGNDDSVKSNGFRHNGSRRKSTPRRAAEAGVACK